Proteins from a genomic interval of Euleptes europaea isolate rEulEur1 chromosome 18, rEulEur1.hap1, whole genome shotgun sequence:
- the HIRIP3 gene encoding HIRA-interacting protein 3, whose translation MEGFVKGLFQGSPDLSTLTHTIVRKKYLAHVGKEFLMKEEKDNLKRLIEKELLQIQIEDSGDEDLLTELQPSVRSGGQKRTLCISGSSGDEVEYKPELKKRRTVKESELSSDKEDSGIDSKKAQVCHGPKHAGKSSSSDHGDSGAEGHAATTGSEEESVKNSTTPLGSLSSKGRQGKGKGGKSGTESQGSKGGDVEEEVSKTRKATKGQSGESENNSEQDLKDCKLQKKKGTDRKRKGPSRAEKGECRKKDEQGGKREAESEEESELSEKCGTRRTDWSDSEEERAGGDGRKAEIPGGPGSQKAREQSQSEEESDHASREKQKTQGKVSGYKHRKKAASAEESESDSDKTKGNGQMKKDARKTKSQRASAEKLQSDSDSEEKEVLKKVKKQGTKRAQERRTGRKEPEENQKCRNPVKPQGGLKPKRRVSRKESGSEAEAEKGSGQKKKGMWNSSSSENESQSEEALRRKGKKQPEKITISSDDSESSSEEPAGVNQRRKRMSEERKVNKEVSGSESSQEEEEPRKKGAEKPRRESISEAESESHSEDWGSKSAGKAKSKSRQEKGTQKLKGRSNSKEKLSESDEEEEHGSSGEEDIPSSSKQRHQGKDKEHRSTKGEDHPSVQRLKRYIRECGARRNYKKLFMGCRSRKAQLEVLKQELENLGLKGTPTLAKCKALKKKLEEAAEVASLDLSNIITTEGRPRRRNVWSLYRKSEEPPRSPEESPIRRPATDWSRLRGVISSDDESD comes from the exons CACCCTTACTCACACCATTGTGCGGAAAAAATATCTTGCCCATGTTGGGAAGGAGTTTTTGATGAAAGAGGAGAAAGATAATCTCAAACGGCTGATAGAGAAAGAACTGCTCCAGATTCAG ATTGAAGATTCTGGCGATGAAGATTTATTGACTGAATTACAGCCTTCAGTCAGATCTGGGGGCCAAAAGAGAACTCTTTGCATCTCTGGTAGCTCTGGAGATGAGGTAGAATACAAACCCGAGCTGAAGAAGCGACGAACTGTGAAGGAGTCGG AACTCAGTTCCGACAAAGAGGATTCTGGTATTGATTCCAAGAAGGCGCAAGTCTGTCATGGCCCAAAGCATGCTGGGAAATCCTCGAGCTCTGACCACGGAGACTCTGGTGCAGAAGGTCACGCCGCCACAACTGGGAGCGAGGAGGAGAGTGTGAAGAACAGCACTACACCATTGGGTAGCCTGTCCAGCAAGGGGCGGcaaggcaagggaaaggggggaaagtcgGGGACTGAGTCACAAGGGAGCAAAGGTGGTGATGTTGAAGAAGAGGTCAGCAAAACAAGGAAGGCAACCAAGGGCCAAAGTGGAGAGTCTGAGAATAATTCTGAGCAGGACCTTAAAGACTGCAAGCTCCAGAAGAAGAAAGGGACAGACAGAAAACGGAAAGGACCTAGCAGGGCGGAGAAAGGCGAGTGTAGAAAAAAGGATgagcaaggggggaaaagagaggcTGAGTCGGAAGAGGAAAGCGAGCTGTCTGAGAAGTGTGGAACGAGGAGAACGGATTGGAGTGATAGTGAAGAGGAAAGGGCAGGAGGTGATGGCCGAAAGGCTGAGATCCCAGGAGGCCCAGGAAGTCAGAAGGCTCGAGAGCAGAGCCAGAGCGAGGAGGAATCCGACCACGCTTCAAGGGAGAagcagaaaacacagggaaaggtGAGTGGTTATAAACACCGAAAGAAAGCTGCGAGCGCAGAGGAGTCGGAGAGCGATTCGGACAAGACCAAGGGCAACGGCCAGATGAAGAAAGACGCACGCAAGACCAAATCCCAGAGGGCGAGTGCAGAGAAATTGCAGTCAGACAGCGATTCGGAAGAAAAGGAGGTGCTTAAGAAGGTGAAAAAACAAGGGACGAAAAGGGCACAGGAGAGGAGGACGGGCAGGAAAGAACCTGAGGAAAATCAGAAGTGCAGGAATCCAGTAAAGCCACAAGGAGGGCTCAAGCCCAAGAGGCGTGTGAGCAGAAAAGAGTCAGGAAGTGAGGCGGAGGCAGAGAAGGGCTCAGGACAAAAAAAGAAGGGAATGTGGAACTCCAGCAGCAGCGAAAACGAGTCCCAAAGCGAGGAAGCCCTGAGGAGGAAAGGTAAAAAGCAGCCTGAGAAGATCACCATTAGCAGCGATGACTCAGAAAGCAGCTCTGAAGAACCTGCAGGGGTGAATCAGAGACGAAAGAGAATGTCAGAAGAGAGGAAAGTGAACAAGGAGGTGTCCGGGAGCGAATCTAGccaggaggaagaagaaccaAGAAAGAAAGGAGCAGAGAAGCCCCGGCGCGAAAGCATCAGCGAAGCAGAATCAGAGAGTCATTCTGAAGACTGGGGCAGCAAATCTGCAGGGAAGGCGAAAAGCAAAAGCAGACAGGAGAAAGGGACACAGAAACTCAAAGGCAGAAGTAACAGCAAGGAAAAATTGAGCGAATCAGATGAGGAGGAAGAGCACGGTAGCTCAGGAGAGGAAGACATCCCTAGTTCTTCCAAACAGCGACATCAAGGAAAG GACAAAGAGCATCGTTCCACAAAGGGCGAGGATCATCCTTCAGTCCAGCGTTTGAAGCGCTACATCCGGGAGTGCGGGGCACGCAGGAATTACAAGAAGCTGTTTATGGGATGCCGTTCCCGCAAAGCTCAGTTGGAGGTCTTGAAGCAGGAGTTGGAAAACCTGGGCCTGAAGG GGACACCCACTCTAGCCAAGTGCAAGGCCTTGAAGAAGAAGCTGGAAGAAGCTGCTGAAGTGGCATCACTTGACCTCAGCAACATTATCACTACGGAAG GTCGCCCGAGGCGTCGTAACGTCTGGAGTCTCTACCGCAAGTCGGAGGAGCCACCCAGATCCCCAGAGGAGTCTCCCATCCGCCGTCCTGCGACGGACTGGTCCCGTCTTCGAGGGGTCATCAGTTCAGATGATGAAAGCGATTGA
- the LOC130489400 gene encoding dual specificity protein phosphatase 14-like, whose amino-acid sequence MYAEPSTMNFRNHGFFRRSPPPSVTKPSPTAGNALSVLGGIAQISPCLYLCSGNAASNRHLVYSRAVTCVVNATMEIPNTNWPDIDYVKVPVPDLPHAPLSLYFDSVADRIHQTGKKNGRTLVHCVAGVSRSASLCIAYLMKYHRLSLLDAHEWVKSRRPVVRPNVGFWRQLIEYERKLFGKNTVKMVPSPIGLVPDVYEKETRGLVPLWNLR is encoded by the coding sequence ATGTACGCTGAACCATCCACCATGAATTTCCGGAACCACGGCTTTTTCCGCCGTTCTCCGCCCCCTTCAGTGACCAAACCGTCCCCTACCGCTGGGAACGCTTTGTCTGTCTTAGGAGGCATCGCCCAGATCTCACCCTGCCTCTACCTCTGCTCTGGCAACGCAGCGTCCAACAGACATCTGGTCTACTCCAGGGCAGTGACGTGCGTCGTGAATGCGACGATGGAAATCCCCAACACCAACTGGCCAGATATTGACTACGTCAAGGTGCCCGTCCCTGACCTCCCTCACGCCCCGCTGTCCTTGTACTTTGATTCTGTGGCTGATAGGATACACCAGACAGGGAAGAAGAACGGAAGAACCCTTGTCCATTGTGTGGCGGGTGTAAGTAGGTCCGCCTCCCTCTGCATTGCCTATTTAATGAAGTACCACCGGTTGAGTCTCTTGGATGCCCACGAGTGGGTGAAGAGCAGGCGACCCGTCGTGAGGCCCAACGTAGGCTTCTGGAGGCAACTAATTGAATACGAACGCAAGCTGTTCGGCAAGAACACTGTCAAGATGGTGCCCTCGCCCATCGGGTTAGTCCCGGATGTCTACGAGAAGGAGACCCGTGGGCTGGTCCCCTTGTGGAACTTGAGATAG